In the genome of Fulvivirga maritima, one region contains:
- a CDS encoding FGGY family carbohydrate kinase, producing MKNDYVIGLDFGTDSVRAVLINAANGEELASHVHWYERWKQKKYCKPEDNQFRQHPLDHIEGLEATIKEVVKQSKIAPEHIKGISIDTTGSSPVPMHKDGRPLALVEGFEENPNAMMILWKDHTAIDEAAEINHLAKSWGERTSLNMKAVSTHLNGFGLKFYIS from the coding sequence ATGAAGAATGACTACGTAATAGGTCTTGATTTCGGGACTGATTCAGTACGTGCTGTATTAATCAATGCAGCTAATGGAGAGGAGTTAGCCTCTCATGTTCATTGGTATGAAAGATGGAAACAGAAAAAATACTGTAAGCCAGAAGACAACCAATTTCGTCAACACCCTCTTGATCACATAGAAGGGCTAGAGGCTACTATCAAAGAAGTAGTAAAGCAATCAAAAATAGCCCCTGAACACATCAAGGGTATTTCTATAGATACTACTGGCTCATCACCGGTGCCTATGCATAAAGACGGTCGGCCACTAGCGCTGGTAGAAGGTTTTGAAGAAAACCCTAATGCCATGATGATTCTTTGGAAGGACCACACAGCTATAGACGAGGCCGCTGAAATAAATCACCTGGCAAAGAGCTGGGGGGAGAGGACTTCACTAAATATGAAGGCGGTATCTACTCATCTGAATGGTTTTGGGCTAAAATTTTACATATCATAA
- a CDS encoding glycoside hydrolase family 43 protein, producing the protein MKLKLFYSLLLVAALCSCSKKETSSEEPSVQTEEKQDSTQAYNPVIKDVYTADPAAMVYNDTLYLYTGHDEQEVGKKGFWMKNWLLFTTIDMIHFENHGPTLKTTDFSWAKADAWASHVVEKDGKFYWYVTLEHATVPGKAIGVAVADSPKGPFKDALGKALITNDMTTQTDITWDDIDPAVFIDDDGQAYIYWGNTVCKWAKLKDNMIELDGDIHVIDLPNFTEAPWVHKRGEYYYLSFAADYPEYIDYAMATSPEGPWEYKGRLNDRIPNSPTNHQAILEYKDTWYFIYHNAKLPDGGEFRRSVCIDQLYYNEDGTIKKIVQTEKGILPD; encoded by the coding sequence ATGAAATTAAAACTCTTCTATTCATTGCTTTTAGTTGCTGCTTTATGCTCTTGTTCTAAAAAGGAAACTTCTAGTGAAGAGCCATCAGTGCAAACGGAAGAAAAGCAAGATAGTACGCAAGCCTATAACCCAGTTATTAAAGACGTATATACCGCTGATCCGGCGGCTATGGTTTATAATGATACGCTGTACTTATATACCGGTCATGATGAACAGGAGGTGGGTAAAAAAGGCTTTTGGATGAAAAACTGGCTGCTATTTACCACCATTGATATGATCCATTTCGAGAATCATGGTCCTACTTTAAAAACCACTGACTTTTCATGGGCTAAAGCAGATGCCTGGGCTTCTCATGTAGTAGAGAAGGATGGTAAATTCTATTGGTATGTTACTTTAGAGCATGCTACAGTACCAGGTAAAGCTATAGGTGTGGCTGTAGCCGATAGCCCCAAAGGCCCTTTTAAAGATGCGTTGGGAAAAGCTCTGATTACTAATGATATGACTACTCAAACAGATATTACATGGGATGATATAGACCCAGCGGTATTTATTGATGATGACGGGCAAGCCTATATTTACTGGGGAAATACTGTATGCAAATGGGCTAAGCTTAAAGATAATATGATAGAGCTTGATGGAGATATTCATGTTATCGATCTGCCTAACTTCACAGAGGCTCCCTGGGTGCATAAAAGAGGAGAGTATTACTACTTAAGCTTTGCGGCTGACTACCCTGAGTATATAGACTATGCTATGGCTACCAGCCCTGAAGGACCGTGGGAATACAAAGGCCGCTTAAATGACAGAATACCTAATTCACCTACTAATCACCAGGCTATTCTGGAATATAAAGACACATGGTATTTTATTTATCATAATGCAAAGCTTCCTGATGGAGGAGAATTCAGACGTTCTGTATGTATTGATCAGCTATATTATAATGAAGATGGCACCATAAAGAAAATAGTGCAAACAGAAAAAGGTATTCTTCCTGATTAA
- a CDS encoding alpha-L-arabinofuranosidase C-terminal domain-containing protein — MRITKYIIAALITSWGSSAFAQDAQWQLDTKPVAKIQPTMYGIFFEDINFAADGGIYAELVKNRSFEFDEPMMGWLEPNSDRHSMNEKSGIAKVIKEGDEPNNHFARIVVKDADGYKLINEGFRGMGIKEGAAYNLSLWAKATQSGISKINISLIDDKNNEIGNASITPDGKSWEVYKASITATATVPKAKMLVTFEGKGEIDLDMISLFPKDTWKGREMGLRKDLVQLLADLDPGFLRFPGGCIVEGRTLAKRYQWKKTVGHVADRKMIVNRWNTEFSHRPTPDYYQTFGVGFFEYFQLAEDMGAEPLPILSCGIACQFNTGELVPLEELDPYVDDALDLIEFANGDVSTTWGKVRSDMGHPEPFDLKYIGVGNEQWGPQYFERLKVFIKAIKSQYPDMIIVSGTGPFPEGEQFDYAEKELKKINAEIVDEHYYKDPQWFLENADRYDSYDRDSYKIFAGEYAAQSVAIASPENKNSWQCALSEAAYMTGLERNADVVYMTSYAPLFAHVDAWQWTPDLIWFDNVKSYGTPNYYVQKLFSTNSGTDLLSLTGNNEPVKGQDKLYASAVIDDKTGEVIIKMVNANASAKEITLAPKGKKFASKATQQLLKSDDMNAVNSLEAPKKVSPQSSEIKIKGGTLKMTLEPNAFYVLRAKLK, encoded by the coding sequence ATGAGAATAACTAAATATATTATTGCCGCCCTTATTACCAGTTGGGGCAGTTCGGCTTTTGCTCAAGATGCCCAGTGGCAACTGGATACTAAGCCAGTAGCCAAGATACAGCCTACCATGTACGGTATCTTTTTCGAGGATATCAACTTTGCTGCTGATGGAGGTATCTATGCCGAATTAGTTAAAAATCGTTCATTTGAATTTGATGAGCCTATGATGGGCTGGTTGGAACCTAATAGTGACAGGCATTCTATGAATGAAAAATCAGGTATTGCTAAGGTCATTAAAGAAGGAGATGAACCTAATAATCATTTTGCCCGAATTGTAGTAAAAGATGCCGATGGTTATAAGCTGATCAATGAAGGCTTCAGAGGTATGGGGATTAAAGAAGGGGCTGCTTATAACCTTTCGCTTTGGGCTAAAGCCACACAATCCGGCATCAGTAAAATCAACATCTCATTAATAGATGATAAAAACAATGAAATAGGTAACGCCAGCATAACCCCTGATGGTAAAAGCTGGGAGGTATACAAGGCCAGTATTACCGCTACAGCCACAGTACCTAAGGCTAAAATGCTCGTCACTTTTGAGGGTAAAGGAGAGATAGACCTGGATATGATTTCTCTCTTCCCAAAAGATACCTGGAAAGGCAGGGAAATGGGACTTCGTAAGGATTTGGTACAGTTACTGGCTGATCTTGATCCTGGTTTCTTGAGATTTCCTGGTGGTTGTATTGTAGAAGGTAGAACCTTAGCCAAAAGATATCAGTGGAAAAAAACAGTAGGTCATGTAGCAGATAGAAAAATGATCGTTAATCGCTGGAACACAGAGTTTAGTCACAGACCTACTCCTGATTATTACCAGACATTTGGTGTTGGCTTTTTTGAATACTTCCAATTAGCTGAAGATATGGGCGCAGAGCCTTTACCAATTTTGAGTTGTGGTATTGCCTGCCAGTTTAATACTGGCGAGTTGGTACCCTTAGAGGAGCTTGATCCTTATGTAGATGATGCACTAGATCTGATAGAGTTTGCTAATGGTGATGTGAGTACTACATGGGGTAAAGTAAGATCTGATATGGGCCATCCTGAGCCTTTTGACTTAAAATACATTGGTGTGGGTAATGAACAGTGGGGCCCGCAATACTTCGAAAGACTTAAGGTATTTATCAAAGCCATAAAAAGTCAGTACCCGGATATGATTATTGTTTCAGGAACGGGCCCTTTCCCGGAAGGAGAGCAGTTTGACTATGCTGAAAAGGAACTAAAGAAAATTAATGCTGAAATAGTAGATGAGCATTATTATAAAGATCCTCAATGGTTTTTAGAAAATGCAGATAGGTATGATAGCTATGATAGAGATAGCTATAAAATATTTGCCGGTGAGTATGCGGCTCAGAGTGTAGCCATTGCTAGTCCGGAAAATAAAAATAGCTGGCAGTGCGCCCTTTCAGAAGCTGCTTACATGACAGGGCTGGAGCGTAATGCTGATGTGGTGTATATGACTTCTTATGCTCCGCTATTTGCTCATGTAGATGCCTGGCAATGGACTCCTGATCTGATTTGGTTTGATAATGTGAAATCATACGGTACACCGAATTACTATGTACAAAAGCTTTTTTCTACCAATAGCGGTACAGATTTACTTTCTTTAACGGGTAATAATGAGCCTGTTAAAGGTCAGGATAAATTATATGCTTCTGCTGTGATTGATGATAAAACAGGAGAAGTGATTATAAAAATGGTAAATGCTAATGCTTCTGCCAAAGAAATTACCCTGGCTCCCAAAGGGAAGAAGTTTGCCTCTAAAGCTACTCAGCAGCTATTAAAGTCAGATGATATGAACGCAGTTAACTCATTGGAAGCTCCTAAAAAGGTAAGTCCTCAAAGTAGTGAGATCAAAATTAAAGGTGGTACTTTAAAAATGACGCTGGAGCCTAATGCATTTTATGTACTCAGAGCTAAGCTAAAATAA
- a CDS encoding ribulokinase, with translation MGGEDFTKYEGGIYSSEWFWAKILHIIREDKAVSDSAWTWMEHCDLMTYWLISDKDLPSFKRSRCAAGHKAMWHADWGGLPEDNFLSQLDPHLITLKSNLYQETYTSDQVAGKLSKEWAEKLGLTEETVVTVGTFDAHSGAVGAEVEEHTLVRVMGTSTCDIIVASNEAVGDNLVEGICGQVDGSVIPGMVGLEAGQSAFGDVLAWFGDILNWPVNNLLTQSELIDEETKTKLIAEIKKNLIKDLSAAAEKIPVSESAPVALDWVNGRRTPDANQALKGAMMNLTLGTQAPHIFRALVEAICFGAKNIVDRFVNEGVQIDKVVGIGGVAKKSPFIMQTLANVLNMPIKIAVSEQAPALGAAMYAAVAAGVYTNIQEASRHMGSGFEAEYLPQPDQVELYKGLFDQYTKLGAFVESMTSKKQKEQIHE, from the coding sequence CTGGGGGGAGAGGACTTCACTAAATATGAAGGCGGTATCTACTCATCTGAATGGTTTTGGGCTAAAATTTTACATATCATAAGAGAAGACAAAGCAGTAAGTGACAGTGCATGGACCTGGATGGAACATTGTGATTTGATGACTTACTGGCTTATTTCTGATAAAGATTTGCCTTCTTTCAAAAGAAGCCGTTGTGCTGCTGGTCATAAAGCCATGTGGCATGCAGACTGGGGCGGCCTTCCTGAAGATAATTTCCTTTCTCAGTTAGATCCTCACTTAATCACCCTTAAAAGCAATTTGTACCAGGAAACTTATACCTCTGATCAGGTAGCTGGTAAGCTTAGCAAAGAGTGGGCAGAAAAGCTGGGCCTTACTGAAGAAACAGTAGTAACCGTAGGTACTTTTGATGCTCACTCCGGAGCTGTAGGCGCAGAGGTAGAAGAGCACACCTTAGTAAGAGTAATGGGTACTTCTACTTGTGACATAATTGTAGCATCTAATGAGGCTGTAGGAGATAACCTTGTAGAAGGTATCTGTGGTCAGGTAGATGGCTCTGTAATACCTGGTATGGTAGGGCTGGAAGCCGGTCAATCTGCTTTTGGTGATGTACTGGCCTGGTTTGGAGACATCCTTAACTGGCCTGTAAACAACCTGCTTACTCAGTCAGAGTTAATAGATGAAGAAACTAAAACCAAGCTGATAGCCGAGATCAAGAAGAATCTGATTAAAGACTTATCTGCGGCGGCTGAAAAAATACCTGTTTCTGAGAGTGCTCCTGTAGCGCTGGATTGGGTAAATGGAAGAAGAACACCAGATGCCAATCAGGCCTTGAAAGGTGCCATGATGAACCTTACTTTAGGTACACAGGCTCCGCATATTTTCAGAGCGCTGGTAGAGGCCATCTGCTTTGGAGCTAAAAATATTGTAGATCGCTTTGTAAACGAGGGCGTTCAAATAGATAAAGTGGTAGGTATAGGGGGCGTGGCTAAAAAGTCACCTTTTATAATGCAAACCCTGGCCAACGTTTTAAATATGCCGATTAAAATAGCCGTTTCGGAGCAGGCACCTGCTCTGGGCGCGGCTATGTATGCTGCTGTTGCCGCTGGCGTATATACTAACATTCAAGAAGCTTCTCGTCATATGGGTAGTGGCTTTGAGGCAGAATATCTACCTCAGCCTGATCAGGTAGAGCTGTACAAAGGCCTTTTTGATCAATACACTAAGCTGGGAGCTTTTGTAGAATCAATGACTTCGAAAAAACAAAAAGAACAAATACATGAGTAA
- a CDS encoding L-ribulose-5-phosphate 4-epimerase: MSKYKELKRECYEANMQLPALDLVIYTFGNVSAVDRDDSVFAIKPSGVPYDDLKPEDMVIVDFENNLVEGSMRPSSDTKTHAYLYSQWEDIGGIAHTHATYSVAWAQAQRDIPIFGTTHADHLVADIPCAPPMPDEYIEGDYEHMTGKQILDCFAAKGISHKEVEMVLLGNHGPFSWGKTPAKAVYNSKVMEELGRMAYLTLQINPEAPRLKDALINKHYQRKHGKNAYYGQN; this comes from the coding sequence ATGAGTAAATATAAAGAGCTGAAAAGGGAATGCTATGAGGCCAATATGCAGCTTCCTGCTCTTGATCTGGTAATTTACACTTTTGGAAATGTAAGTGCGGTAGATAGAGATGACAGCGTATTCGCAATAAAACCAAGCGGTGTTCCTTATGATGATTTGAAACCAGAGGACATGGTAATTGTAGACTTTGAAAATAATCTGGTAGAAGGATCAATGCGACCTTCATCAGATACTAAGACCCACGCTTATCTCTACAGCCAATGGGAAGATATAGGCGGTATAGCTCATACACATGCTACTTACTCTGTAGCTTGGGCGCAGGCGCAGAGAGATATTCCCATCTTCGGTACTACGCATGCAGACCATTTAGTGGCTGATATTCCTTGTGCACCACCCATGCCAGATGAATACATTGAAGGCGACTATGAGCACATGACGGGCAAGCAAATATTAGATTGCTTCGCAGCCAAAGGCATTTCTCATAAAGAAGTAGAAATGGTGCTTTTAGGAAATCATGGACCATTTTCATGGGGAAAAACTCCTGCTAAAGCAGTGTATAATAGCAAAGTAATGGAAGAGCTAGGTCGTATGGCATACCTTACTTTACAGATTAACCCAGAGGCACCTCGTTTGAAAGATGCCCTGATCAATAAGCATTACCAAAGAAAGCATGGTAAAAATGCTTATTACGGACAAAATTAA
- a CDS encoding family 43 glycosylhydrolase — translation MMGKVKNKSIQCFRKWIFLVSFFLISVASWAQYPPSHDPSTMVRNVDGRYWIFTTGNGVWAMSSSNANFSDWRPEPTPFAPGTWPGWISNYVDGFNGFFWAPDVIKIGNTYFLYYSCAGNGAPAAIGVATATNLAGPWTDRGMVVAGNNAIDPALLLDNGRLWMSWGNWQSGIDIIELSTSTGKPISGTTHLVSGQVEGPGLYKAGGYYYLFYQRGLCCNGVNSGYYIVVARSTSITGPYTGERVFLPNRNGNIIGPGHFGYGQGRLTYHFYDGNDNGNAKLMVRSDFGVANGWPYVGTPPSGPGVPSGTYRITPRHSGKALDVVDCGNTDGTNVQQWSWLNNNCQKWNFTQMGGSYRISPVSAPNQALDLEDCNSANATNVRLWSWLNNDCQKWELVNRGSGYYSIRSVATGKCLDVNSFSTDDGANVFQYDCNSQSTNQQFRMDAVSASLQTVRLDQGEVSNELSGVYPNPVIDQVNIILPETTEGVTTLKIIDVEGKLMKQESFKGNAHQVNVSTLPKGIYILSYENASGSYVKKISKE, via the coding sequence ATGATGGGAAAAGTTAAAAACAAATCAATTCAATGTTTTAGGAAATGGATATTTCTTGTTTCCTTTTTTCTGATTTCGGTAGCCTCTTGGGCTCAATACCCACCGAGCCATGATCCTTCCACAATGGTCAGAAATGTCGATGGAAGATACTGGATTTTTACCACAGGAAATGGTGTTTGGGCCATGTCATCCAGTAATGCTAATTTTAGTGACTGGAGACCAGAACCAACACCTTTTGCTCCAGGTACCTGGCCAGGATGGATAAGCAATTATGTAGACGGCTTTAATGGTTTTTTTTGGGCACCAGATGTGATTAAAATAGGTAATACGTACTTTCTTTACTATTCATGTGCTGGTAATGGTGCTCCGGCAGCTATAGGAGTAGCTACTGCTACTAACCTTGCTGGTCCTTGGACAGATAGAGGTATGGTCGTGGCAGGTAATAACGCCATAGATCCAGCTTTACTTTTAGATAATGGCAGATTATGGATGTCTTGGGGAAACTGGCAAAGTGGAATAGATATAATTGAGTTAAGCACTAGTACAGGAAAACCAATATCAGGCACTACCCATTTAGTATCCGGCCAAGTAGAGGGACCAGGCCTGTATAAAGCTGGAGGTTATTACTATCTATTTTATCAAAGAGGATTATGCTGTAATGGCGTAAATTCTGGTTATTATATAGTAGTAGCACGGTCAACCAGTATTACAGGGCCATACACAGGAGAAAGAGTGTTTTTGCCCAATAGAAATGGAAACATTATAGGACCGGGACATTTTGGATATGGACAGGGGAGACTTACTTACCATTTTTATGATGGGAATGACAACGGTAATGCCAAACTTATGGTAAGATCAGATTTTGGAGTTGCAAACGGATGGCCATATGTAGGCACGCCGCCGTCAGGTCCTGGAGTACCTTCAGGCACATACCGTATTACACCAAGACATAGCGGAAAAGCGCTTGATGTAGTAGACTGTGGTAACACAGACGGAACCAATGTACAACAGTGGTCTTGGTTGAATAATAATTGTCAAAAATGGAATTTTACACAGATGGGAGGAAGTTACCGTATTTCTCCGGTCAGTGCTCCAAATCAAGCGCTTGATTTAGAAGATTGTAATAGTGCCAATGCAACCAATGTTAGACTTTGGAGCTGGCTCAACAATGATTGTCAAAAATGGGAATTGGTAAATAGAGGTAGTGGCTATTATTCTATTAGATCAGTGGCTACTGGCAAATGTTTAGATGTAAACAGCTTCTCTACTGATGACGGTGCTAACGTGTTTCAGTATGATTGTAACTCACAAAGTACTAATCAGCAATTCAGAATGGATGCTGTATCTGCCAGTTTACAGACTGTACGCTTAGATCAAGGAGAAGTTAGTAATGAGCTTTCAGGCGTTTATCCTAACCCTGTTATTGATCAGGTTAATATTATATTGCCTGAAACAACCGAGGGGGTTACTACACTTAAAATTATAGATGTTGAAGGTAAGCTGATGAAGCAAGAAAGCTTTAAAGGGAATGCTCATCAGGTAAATGTTTCGACTTTACCTAAAGGCATTTATATTCTTTCTTATGAAAATGCTTCTGGTTCATATGTAAAGAAAATTAGTAAAGAGTAA
- a CDS encoding alpha-N-arabinofuranosidase gives MKLNFLYLNLIIFLFSVSVTYGQDATVTLQLKEDAPIINKHIYGHFAEHLGRCIYDGFYVGEGNSEIPNTNGVRNDIIEALKELQIPNLRWPGGCFADTYHWQDGIGPKEDRPTIVNRWWGGVTEDNSFGTHDFLNMCEELGTEPYLAANVGSGTVKELTDWVQYVGHEGGSPMSKLRLENGRKDPWDVTFWGVGNEMWGCGGNMTPEYYANLYRQYATFMTDWSNTDSLFRIASGANVDDYHWTEVLMRDIPKNLIEGVALHSYSFVEWNDKGSAAGFSEAQYFSTMQTALKMEELVNKHTAIMDKYDPKKQIALVVDEWGGWYNVEEGTNPGFLYQQNTMRDAMIAGTTLNIFNNHSDRVRMANLAQTVNVLQAVILTDGKNMILTPTYHVMNMYKVHQDAQLIPLTLETPDYEFEGKKLPAVSVAASKAKNGAVHISLVNIDSKKEQTIEVDLAALNMKDITGTILTSAKLQDHNTFEKPENIKPAAFKDFKSKKGKLSVKMPPFSVVVLELK, from the coding sequence ATGAAATTAAACTTTTTATACCTGAACCTGATCATCTTCTTATTCTCTGTGAGTGTTACCTATGGTCAAGATGCCACTGTAACGCTTCAGCTAAAGGAAGATGCCCCAATCATAAATAAGCACATCTATGGTCATTTTGCAGAGCACCTTGGCCGTTGTATTTATGATGGCTTTTATGTAGGAGAAGGAAATAGTGAAATACCGAATACCAATGGTGTTAGAAATGACATCATTGAAGCTCTAAAAGAGCTACAGATACCCAATTTAAGATGGCCCGGAGGCTGCTTTGCAGATACTTATCATTGGCAAGACGGTATTGGTCCAAAAGAAGATAGGCCTACCATAGTGAATCGCTGGTGGGGTGGGGTAACTGAAGATAATAGCTTTGGTACTCATGATTTTCTAAATATGTGTGAAGAATTAGGTACGGAGCCTTACTTGGCGGCTAATGTAGGTAGTGGCACAGTAAAGGAGTTAACTGACTGGGTACAATATGTAGGCCATGAAGGCGGAAGCCCTATGTCTAAGCTAAGACTTGAAAATGGCCGTAAAGATCCCTGGGATGTTACTTTTTGGGGTGTAGGTAATGAAATGTGGGGCTGTGGAGGTAATATGACTCCTGAATATTACGCAAACCTGTATCGTCAGTATGCTACTTTTATGACTGACTGGTCTAATACTGATAGCCTTTTCCGTATTGCCTCCGGAGCTAATGTAGATGATTATCATTGGACGGAGGTGCTTATGAGAGATATTCCTAAGAACCTGATTGAAGGCGTGGCGCTGCACTCTTATTCTTTTGTGGAATGGAATGATAAGGGTTCTGCAGCTGGTTTTAGTGAGGCACAATATTTTTCTACCATGCAAACCGCTTTGAAAATGGAAGAACTGGTAAATAAGCATACTGCCATTATGGATAAGTATGACCCTAAAAAGCAAATAGCTCTGGTTGTAGATGAGTGGGGCGGCTGGTATAATGTAGAAGAAGGTACTAACCCTGGTTTCTTATATCAGCAAAACACTATGCGCGATGCTATGATAGCCGGTACCACTTTAAATATATTTAATAACCACAGTGATAGAGTGAGAATGGCCAATCTGGCACAAACAGTAAATGTGCTTCAGGCCGTTATTCTTACTGATGGTAAAAACATGATTCTTACACCTACTTATCATGTCATGAATATGTATAAGGTGCATCAGGACGCTCAGCTTATTCCATTGACCTTAGAAACTCCTGATTATGAATTTGAAGGAAAGAAATTGCCAGCCGTTTCGGTTGCTGCCTCAAAAGCTAAAAATGGAGCTGTACATATTTCATTAGTAAATATAGATTCAAAAAAAGAACAGACTATAGAAGTAGATCTGGCAGCGCTTAACATGAAGGATATTACTGGTACTATACTCACTTCTGCTAAGCTGCAAGATCATAATACTTTTGAAAAACCAGAGAATATTAAGCCTGCTGCTTTTAAAGATTTTAAATCCAAAAAAGGAAAGTTAAGTGTAAAAATGCCACCTTTTTCAGTAGTGGTATTAGAGTTAAAATAA
- a CDS encoding arabinan endo-1,5-alpha-L-arabinosidase, with translation MKRTIILLSFILLLPLLGCTQSSDILVHDPVVAKEEGKYYLFCTGWGIAVYSSENMKDWKKEASVFAEPPSWALETVKEFKGHIWAPDISYHDGWYYLYYSVSAFAKNTSAIGLVMNKTLDPADKDFKWIDKGMVVQSVPNRDFWNAIDPNLVEDDNGTPWMSFGSFWGGLKLVRLSEDRTALAEPQEWYTIAARKRTDFLDDKEPGDAAIEAPFIFKKNGYYYLFASWDYCCRGAESTYKMVVGRSEKVTGPYLDKEGKDMAKGGGTILLSGNKKWPGVGHNSTYTFDGEDYLVFHGYDMNDDGKPKLKITKINWDSDFWPVIDQSVLSK, from the coding sequence ATGAAAAGAACAATAATACTATTGTCATTTATCTTGTTGCTGCCATTGTTAGGTTGCACACAGAGCAGTGATATTTTAGTGCATGATCCAGTGGTGGCAAAAGAAGAAGGTAAGTATTATCTGTTTTGCACCGGCTGGGGTATTGCGGTTTATAGCTCAGAAAACATGAAAGATTGGAAGAAGGAGGCCTCGGTTTTTGCTGAGCCCCCTTCTTGGGCTTTAGAAACAGTGAAAGAATTTAAAGGTCATATCTGGGCGCCAGATATTTCATATCATGATGGCTGGTATTATCTCTATTATTCTGTTTCGGCTTTTGCTAAAAATACATCAGCCATTGGGTTGGTTATGAATAAAACACTAGATCCTGCAGATAAAGATTTTAAGTGGATAGACAAAGGGATGGTAGTGCAATCAGTGCCTAACCGTGATTTTTGGAATGCCATTGACCCTAATTTGGTAGAAGATGATAATGGTACTCCTTGGATGAGCTTTGGCTCTTTTTGGGGTGGACTTAAGTTAGTGCGCTTAAGCGAAGATCGTACTGCACTGGCTGAGCCACAGGAGTGGTACACCATTGCTGCCCGTAAAAGAACTGATTTTTTAGATGATAAGGAGCCTGGAGATGCAGCAATTGAAGCTCCCTTTATCTTTAAAAAGAATGGATATTATTACCTATTTGCCTCTTGGGATTATTGCTGTAGAGGAGCCGAAAGTACTTATAAAATGGTTGTTGGTCGTTCTGAAAAGGTTACAGGTCCATATCTAGATAAAGAAGGGAAAGATATGGCCAAAGGGGGAGGTACAATACTATTAAGTGGAAACAAAAAATGGCCCGGAGTAGGGCATAACTCTACCTATACTTTTGATGGAGAGGATTATCTGGTATTTCATGGTTACGACATGAATGATGACGGTAAACCAAAATTAAAAATCACAAAAATCAACTGGGATAGTGACTTCTGGCCTGTCATAGATCAGAGCGTTTTGTCTAAATAA